The Actinomadura sp. WMMB 499 genome includes a window with the following:
- a CDS encoding helix-turn-helix transcriptional regulator: MATRKPTPQTLGFGAEVARLRKERELSRVELAKLAAVTRSYIAQVELGTTRCRQDFAERLDEAMKCAPTLVDAWTDLLSSAAYPKFFVDYPKAEATAVLLRAFELTAVYGLFQTEEYMRALLDTEQAVEARLKRQAILKRQHPPKVSVVLSEHILHTEVGGPAVMSEQCKRLIEVAELENIVLQIAPTGRYWTLDGSFNLATQPTGEELVYMAAARGGVTTSDPADILYVVSAFSSIQAHALSPSESMEFIRKVATRWS; encoded by the coding sequence ATGGCTACGCGGAAGCCCACCCCCCAGACGCTCGGCTTCGGCGCAGAGGTCGCCCGTCTGCGCAAGGAGCGCGAGCTCTCCCGAGTCGAGCTGGCCAAGCTCGCGGCCGTCACCCGCTCGTACATCGCGCAAGTCGAGTTGGGGACGACTCGATGCCGTCAGGATTTCGCGGAGCGGTTGGACGAGGCCATGAAGTGCGCGCCGACCTTAGTGGATGCTTGGACCGATCTCCTGAGTTCTGCCGCCTACCCCAAGTTCTTCGTCGACTACCCCAAGGCCGAGGCCACGGCGGTCCTCCTGCGCGCGTTCGAACTCACGGCCGTGTACGGGCTCTTCCAGACCGAGGAGTACATGCGCGCACTCCTTGACACGGAACAGGCCGTCGAGGCCAGGCTCAAGCGTCAGGCGATCCTGAAGCGGCAGCATCCCCCCAAGGTCAGCGTCGTGCTCAGCGAACACATCCTCCACACTGAGGTTGGTGGTCCGGCCGTCATGAGTGAGCAGTGCAAGCGCCTCATCGAGGTCGCTGAGCTGGAAAACATCGTGCTCCAGATCGCTCCTACCGGGCGTTACTGGACGCTGGACGGTTCGTTCAACCTGGCGACTCAGCCGACAGGAGAGGAACTGGTCTACATGGCCGCTGCTCGGGGCGGGGTGACCACCAGTGATCCCGCCGATATCTTGTACGTGGTCAGCGCGTTCTCGTCTATTCAGGCGCACGCGTTGAGTCCCAGCGAGTCCATGGAGTTCATTCGGAAGGTGGCCACCCGATGGAGCTGA
- a CDS encoding DUF6461 domain-containing protein: protein MATTATDYRWINDYPGLTEAYCVTLVRGVSVQQFLQGMRAEPEESIPGYSAFEDRTWEVWGEHDGDHYLIGATSVPGDEGEWVLGLEVNGFLGTVNQLVAPLSHDTRLVSHFCNVNAVDRFLWYDDGTLRTSFEPLFPTQRATPDPDGLVGLMEEVGFDLREGDEHDFSMLTEAAFALAERLTGVRVTPDVLDDATFATGLVPWSAVRNS, encoded by the coding sequence ATGGCGACTACCGCGACCGATTACCGGTGGATCAACGACTACCCGGGACTGACCGAGGCGTATTGCGTGACCTTGGTCCGAGGAGTGAGTGTGCAGCAGTTCCTGCAGGGGATGCGCGCCGAGCCTGAGGAGAGCATTCCCGGTTACAGCGCCTTCGAGGACCGGACCTGGGAGGTCTGGGGCGAGCATGACGGCGACCATTACCTGATCGGGGCCACCAGCGTCCCTGGGGACGAGGGCGAATGGGTGCTCGGCCTGGAGGTCAACGGCTTCCTGGGAACCGTGAATCAGTTGGTAGCACCGCTGTCGCACGATACTCGGCTCGTCTCCCATTTCTGCAACGTCAACGCGGTCGACAGGTTCCTTTGGTATGACGACGGTACGCTCCGGACGTCGTTCGAGCCGCTCTTCCCGACTCAGAGGGCGACGCCCGACCCTGACGGGCTCGTGGGACTGATGGAGGAGGTGGGCTTCGATCTGCGGGAGGGGGACGAACACGACTTCTCCATGCTTACCGAGGCCGCCTTCGCCCTGGCGGAGCGGCTGACGGGAGTTCGCGTCACCCCGGACGTGCTCGACGATGCGACTTTCGCTACCGGGCTCGTGCCGTGGAGCGCGGTCAGGAACTCCTGA
- a CDS encoding TetR/AcrR family transcriptional regulator gives MPPVASDATRERIIDAAEECFGRFGVAKTTVEDIAAAARLSRATVYRAVTGGRDELILAVVVRDLLRFMDTLTDRLRSERSVPEAIVEGTLDAVEYVRGAPTIAHFLVPEAAGHMQAAVAGAGEHVLDLCCEYVRPYFERAQRQRTLRPDIEVEGTVEFLFRIITSLIVMDRDRDADGLRRFLRTYVVPAIAVEGATG, from the coding sequence ATGCCCCCGGTCGCCTCCGACGCCACCCGTGAGCGCATCATCGACGCCGCCGAAGAGTGCTTCGGCCGGTTCGGGGTGGCCAAGACCACGGTCGAGGACATCGCCGCCGCGGCGAGGCTGTCCCGGGCGACGGTCTACCGGGCCGTCACCGGGGGACGCGACGAGCTGATCCTCGCCGTCGTGGTGCGCGACCTGCTGCGCTTCATGGACACCCTGACCGACCGGCTCCGCAGCGAGCGGTCGGTCCCGGAGGCGATCGTGGAGGGCACGCTCGACGCGGTCGAGTACGTCCGGGGCGCACCGACGATCGCGCACTTCCTGGTGCCCGAGGCGGCGGGGCACATGCAGGCCGCGGTGGCGGGGGCGGGCGAGCACGTGCTCGACCTGTGCTGCGAGTACGTCCGGCCCTACTTCGAGCGCGCGCAGCGGCAGCGGACGCTCAGGCCGGACATCGAGGTGGAGGGCACGGTGGAGTTCCTCTTCCGGATCATCACCTCCCTGATCGTGATGGACCGCGACCGGGACGCCGACGGGCTGCGCCGCTTCCTGCGCACCTACGTCGTGCCCGCCATCGCGGTGGAAGGGGCTACGGGATGA
- a CDS encoding PadR family transcriptional regulator has product MSLRHAVLGLIAELDGASGYDLLKLFEISLANVWPATQSQLYGELGKLADAGLIHAAAEGPRGRREYTITETGRAELHHWLTEVPPKPARRDETLLRVFFLGEVERPEVRDYMREQSDRLTAQLDDLADLETSVRWEEDDLARYGRLVLEYGRRSMTMRRDWFDWALAEIESFDEPAG; this is encoded by the coding sequence ATGAGCCTGCGACACGCCGTGCTGGGACTGATCGCCGAACTGGACGGAGCCAGCGGCTACGACCTGCTGAAGCTCTTCGAGATCTCGCTCGCGAACGTGTGGCCGGCCACGCAGAGCCAGCTCTACGGCGAACTCGGGAAGCTCGCCGACGCCGGGCTCATCCACGCCGCCGCCGAGGGGCCGCGCGGCCGCCGCGAGTACACGATCACCGAGACCGGCCGGGCCGAGCTGCACCACTGGCTGACCGAGGTCCCGCCCAAGCCCGCACGGCGGGACGAGACGCTGCTGCGGGTCTTCTTCCTGGGCGAGGTCGAACGGCCGGAGGTCCGGGACTACATGCGCGAGCAGTCGGACCGCCTGACGGCACAGCTGGACGATCTCGCCGACCTGGAGACGTCCGTGCGGTGGGAGGAGGACGACCTGGCGCGCTACGGCCGGCTGGTGTTGGAGTACGGTCGGCGTTCCATGACCATGCGTCGCGACTGGTTCGACTGGGCCCTCGCCGAGATCGAGTCGTTCGACGAGCCCGCCGGGTAG
- a CDS encoding helix-turn-helix transcriptional regulator — MTTDVFAALASPVRRELTALLLDGPRSVNDLAAHFAMSRPSVSEHLRVLRGAGLVSERRDGRRRLYTLEPEPLAELSQWLAPYERFWRAKLSDLRTLLDDEQDGKTP, encoded by the coding sequence ATGACAACGGACGTCTTCGCCGCCCTGGCCAGCCCGGTGCGGCGCGAGCTGACCGCCCTCCTCCTGGACGGCCCGCGCTCGGTGAACGACCTCGCCGCGCACTTCGCGATGAGCAGGCCGAGCGTCTCCGAGCACCTGCGCGTCCTGCGCGGCGCCGGGCTGGTCAGCGAGCGGCGCGACGGCCGGCGGCGCCTCTACACGCTCGAACCGGAGCCGCTGGCGGAACTGTCGCAATGGCTCGCCCCGTACGAGCGGTTCTGGCGCGCGAAGCTGTCCGACCTGCGCACACTGCTGGACGACGAACAGGACGGGAAGACCCCATGA
- a CDS encoding site-2 protease family protein: MTEIAHGTRGGSAVRPSPVFLVIMAATALAGLVTWRYGQITDQPARIALFVFVLAGWVLSLCLHEFGHAYTAFRSGDHSVATKGYLTLNPFKYADMVLSFAIPVLFILLGGIGLPGGAVWIDRHSIRGKIRHSLISAAGPLSNVLFAVVLAVLINTLADDAHSVFWVGVAFLAFLQVTAAILNLLPIPGLDGFGIIEPYLPRGLVRQANQYAGYAFLVLVALLWLGPINEGFFNLVFYITDSIGLEELQIAIGHALFQFWQD; encoded by the coding sequence ATGACGGAGATCGCGCACGGCACGCGGGGAGGTTCGGCGGTCCGGCCGAGCCCGGTGTTCCTCGTGATCATGGCGGCGACCGCGCTGGCCGGGCTGGTCACGTGGCGGTACGGGCAGATCACCGACCAGCCGGCACGGATCGCGCTGTTCGTGTTCGTGCTCGCCGGGTGGGTGCTCTCGCTGTGCCTGCACGAGTTCGGGCACGCCTACACGGCGTTCCGCTCCGGCGACCACAGCGTGGCGACCAAGGGCTACCTGACGCTCAACCCGTTCAAGTACGCCGACATGGTGCTGAGCTTCGCGATCCCGGTGCTGTTCATCCTGCTCGGCGGGATCGGCCTGCCGGGCGGCGCCGTGTGGATCGACCGGCACTCGATCCGCGGGAAGATCCGGCACAGCCTGATCTCGGCCGCGGGCCCGCTGTCGAACGTCCTGTTCGCCGTGGTGCTGGCCGTCCTGATCAACACCCTCGCCGACGACGCGCACAGCGTGTTCTGGGTCGGCGTGGCCTTCCTGGCGTTCCTCCAGGTGACGGCCGCGATCCTGAACCTGCTGCCGATCCCGGGCCTGGACGGCTTCGGGATCATCGAACCGTACCTGCCGCGCGGCCTGGTGCGGCAGGCGAACCAGTACGCGGGGTACGCGTTCCTGGTGCTGGTCGCGCTGCTGTGGCTCGGCCCCATCAACGAGGGCTTCTTCAACCTCGTCTTCTACATCACCGACTCGATCGGCCTGGAGGAACTCCAGATCGCGATCGGCCACGCCCTCTTCCAGTTCTGGCAGGACTGA
- a CDS encoding GNAT family N-acetyltransferase — MNGGPAPVRSGWRAPLRPVPPPPDGFRPFTDADLPALAALMWDAYRGTPDEGDVGGPDGALRELRLTLAGEYGTFLPGASFVAEPDGRPAAAALVTVYRDEPLLAFLFTAPPHAGRGVGRELILAVMHALGEGGHDTLTLAVTRRNRRARLLYHRLGFVEIG, encoded by the coding sequence ATGAACGGCGGTCCCGCACCGGTGCGCAGCGGCTGGCGTGCCCCGCTGCGCCCGGTGCCGCCGCCCCCGGACGGGTTCCGCCCGTTCACCGACGCCGACCTGCCCGCCCTCGCCGCCCTCATGTGGGACGCCTACCGCGGCACCCCCGACGAGGGCGACGTCGGCGGGCCCGACGGCGCGCTGCGCGAGCTGCGGCTGACGCTCGCCGGCGAGTACGGGACGTTCCTGCCCGGCGCGTCGTTCGTCGCCGAACCGGACGGCCGCCCCGCCGCCGCCGCGCTCGTCACCGTCTACCGGGACGAGCCGCTGCTCGCGTTCCTGTTCACCGCGCCGCCGCACGCCGGCCGGGGCGTCGGGCGCGAGCTGATCCTCGCGGTGATGCACGCGCTCGGCGAGGGCGGCCACGACACCCTCACCCTCGCGGTCACCCGCCGCAACCGCCGCGCCCGGCTCCTCTACCACCGGCTCGGCTTCGTCGAGATCGGCTGA
- a CDS encoding DUF397 domain-containing protein, whose amino-acid sequence MTRWRKSRRSESQGDACVEVAALPAGVGVRDSKAPDGGRLVLTAAAFRVLLDGLKR is encoded by the coding sequence ATGACCCGGTGGCGCAAGTCCCGGCGAAGCGAATCGCAGGGTGACGCTTGCGTGGAGGTGGCGGCTCTTCCCGCCGGGGTCGGGGTTCGTGACAGCAAGGCGCCCGATGGTGGGCGTCTCGTTCTCACGGCCGCCGCGTTCCGGGTGTTGCTGGACGGGCTCAAGCGTTAG
- a CDS encoding DUF397 domain-containing protein, with protein sequence MELIKWRKARRSGSQGDACVEVAALPGGVGVRDSKDPGGGRLTLTPAAFRRLVEQWK encoded by the coding sequence ATGGAGCTGATCAAGTGGCGGAAGGCCCGACGAAGTGGATCGCAGGGTGACGCATGTGTGGAAGTCGCCGCTCTGCCTGGTGGAGTCGGTGTCCGTGACAGCAAGGATCCTGGCGGCGGTCGGCTGACCCTTACCCCCGCTGCCTTCCGCAGGTTGGTTGAGCAGTGGAAATGA
- a CDS encoding DUF397 domain-containing protein, which yields MTHWRKSRQSDAQGDACVELAALPDGVGVRDSKDPAGGPLMLTPAAFRRLVEQWK from the coding sequence ATGACCCACTGGCGGAAGTCCCGGCAGAGCGACGCACAGGGGGATGCGTGCGTGGAGTTGGCGGCGCTGCCTGATGGGGTCGGGGTTCGTGACAGCAAGGATCCTGCTGGTGGTCCTCTGATGCTTACGCCCGCTGCCTTCCGCAGGTTGGTTGAGCAGTGGAAATGA
- a CDS encoding TROVE domain-containing protein — MARDPLASISTVATPQTRPVPGREAEQVRNNAGGYGFAKDLWTRLEDFIILGTIGGTYYVREDDLTADGARVVFDAVAADGVRAVRLATDISTAHPPRAPKNRPALFVLAAAAARGDAGTRQAVKASLAKVARTTDHLSAFFGYWKNLGGKTTPGGTAPVVGRAMRTALASWFQDGDVDRVAWRACKARQRKTPAGEAFALRDALRIAHPKADSAARRALFGWIAGNVSDADARGRVPAIDAFLTAQAVTTAVEAIDVVQDRGVPWEFLPDRVLGDAGVWDELVDTIGMTALIRNLARMTRIGTLTPMGGAARRAAARLANADALAKARIHPMDLFLALRVYQAGRAQPNPRADVQTWAPVPEVVDALEEAYELSFGHVGPSGRRLLIAVDSSGSMTWQSVHSGGAPLGTCYEVANAMAVILNRIEGSNVHVIDVDTSVHASKVTARTNLREIGGWRASGGGTDLSLPFAWAQEERLDVDGIVVLTDSETWAGRSHPTQELASYRRSVNGAARVVVAAMAANGRSIADPRDEGVLNVAGLDASLPMVVHGFIRG, encoded by the coding sequence GTGGCCCGTGACCCCCTCGCTTCGATCTCCACCGTCGCGACGCCGCAGACCCGCCCCGTTCCCGGCCGTGAGGCCGAGCAGGTCCGCAACAACGCCGGCGGCTACGGGTTCGCCAAGGACCTGTGGACGCGGCTGGAGGACTTCATCATCCTCGGCACCATCGGTGGCACGTACTACGTCCGCGAGGACGACCTCACCGCCGACGGCGCGCGGGTCGTGTTCGACGCGGTCGCCGCGGACGGTGTCCGCGCGGTGCGGCTCGCGACGGACATCTCGACCGCGCACCCGCCGCGGGCGCCGAAGAACCGGCCCGCGCTGTTCGTCCTCGCCGCGGCGGCGGCCCGCGGGGACGCCGGCACCCGGCAGGCCGTGAAGGCGTCGCTCGCGAAGGTCGCGCGGACCACCGACCACCTCAGCGCGTTCTTCGGGTACTGGAAGAACCTCGGCGGCAAGACCACCCCTGGCGGCACCGCGCCGGTGGTCGGCCGGGCGATGCGGACCGCGCTCGCGTCCTGGTTCCAGGACGGTGACGTCGACCGGGTCGCGTGGCGGGCGTGCAAGGCGCGGCAGCGCAAGACCCCCGCCGGGGAGGCGTTCGCGCTGCGGGACGCGCTGCGGATCGCGCACCCCAAGGCCGACTCCGCCGCCCGCCGGGCGCTGTTCGGCTGGATCGCGGGGAACGTCTCCGACGCCGACGCCCGCGGCCGGGTGCCCGCCATCGACGCGTTCCTGACCGCGCAGGCCGTCACCACCGCGGTGGAGGCGATCGACGTCGTCCAGGACCGTGGCGTGCCGTGGGAGTTCCTGCCCGACCGCGTCCTCGGCGACGCGGGCGTGTGGGACGAACTCGTCGACACGATCGGCATGACGGCTCTCATCCGGAACCTCGCGCGGATGACGCGGATCGGGACCCTCACCCCGATGGGCGGGGCGGCCCGCCGCGCGGCGGCGCGCCTCGCGAACGCCGACGCGCTCGCCAAGGCGCGGATCCACCCGATGGACCTGTTCCTGGCGCTGCGCGTCTATCAGGCGGGCCGGGCGCAGCCGAACCCGCGCGCCGACGTGCAGACGTGGGCGCCGGTGCCCGAGGTCGTCGACGCGCTGGAGGAGGCGTACGAGCTGTCGTTCGGGCACGTCGGGCCGTCCGGCCGGCGTCTCCTGATCGCGGTGGACTCGTCCGGCTCCATGACGTGGCAGAGCGTCCACTCCGGTGGTGCTCCGCTCGGCACCTGCTACGAGGTCGCCAACGCGATGGCCGTGATCCTCAACCGGATCGAGGGCTCGAACGTGCACGTCATCGACGTCGACACCAGTGTGCACGCCTCGAAGGTGACGGCGCGGACGAACCTGCGGGAGATCGGCGGCTGGAGGGCTTCGGGCGGCGGCACCGACCTGTCGCTGCCGTTCGCGTGGGCGCAGGAAGAGCGCCTCGACGTGGACGGCATCGTCGTCCTCACCGACAGCGAGACGTGGGCGGGGCGGTCGCACCCGACGCAGGAGCTGGCGTCGTATCGCCGGTCGGTGAACGGCGCGGCACGGGTCGTCGTCGCGGCGATGGCCGCGAACGGACGCTCCATCGCGGACCCGCGCGACGAGGGCGTCCTGAACGTCGCGGGCCTGGACGCGTCGCTGCCGATGGTGGTTCACGGCTTCATCCGAGGCTGA
- a CDS encoding SRPBCC domain-containing protein, which yields MNEQAIEVDEFLPHPPARVWRALTDPELLARWLMPNDFEPSVGHRFTFVTRPIPNVDFDGKIACEVLEIDAERLLRISWGGGGLDTTVTWRLAPEGTGTRLFIEHRGFDLDDPAQEFAFRGMGSGWRTGVLRALRDTLAETG from the coding sequence ATGAACGAGCAAGCGATCGAGGTCGACGAGTTCCTGCCGCACCCGCCCGCGCGGGTCTGGCGCGCGCTCACCGACCCCGAACTCCTCGCCCGCTGGCTGATGCCGAACGACTTCGAACCGTCCGTCGGGCACCGCTTCACGTTCGTCACCCGGCCCATCCCGAACGTGGACTTCGACGGGAAGATCGCCTGCGAGGTCCTCGAGATCGACGCGGAGCGGCTGCTGCGCATCAGTTGGGGCGGGGGCGGCCTCGACACGACCGTCACCTGGCGGCTGGCCCCCGAGGGCACCGGCACCCGCTTGTTCATCGAGCACCGCGGCTTCGACCTGGACGACCCCGCGCAGGAGTTCGCGTTCCGGGGCATGGGCAGCGGCTGGCGCACGGGCGTCCTGCGGGCCTTGCGCGACACCCTCGCCGAAACCGGGTGA
- a CDS encoding carotenoid oxygenase family protein: MTQDTGMWLDGHYAPVPDEIEALGLPVTGTLPPELTGRYFRNGPNPAPGRPSGHWFTGAGMIHGVRLRAGRAEWYRNRWVRTREFTEDAPFLRDDGTLDLVAVPANTHVVPHGDRILALVEVGLPHEITPELGTAGPVDFGGRLATAMTAHPKRDPATGELLFFGYGVLPPHLTYHRLSADGRLVESREIEVPAGTMMHDFAITENHVVWLDLPVVFDLELATRGVSMPFRWDDAYGARLGVMPRDAAGDVRWFDIDPCYVFHVGNAHEDAAGRIVLDAVRYTPGDFAATWKMIGGSADPAREAAALDRARLHRWTLDPASGKAAGEPLDDRSVEFPTHDDDRTGLPSRFLYTVSGNAIVKYDVRDGSSSAREFEGDVSVGEAVFVPAEGARAEDEGWLLSIVSAPSEADLVVMDATDLSRTTASVRLPRRVPAGFHGSWIPDDPDVPDA; the protein is encoded by the coding sequence ATGACGCAGGACACCGGCATGTGGCTCGACGGGCATTACGCCCCGGTCCCGGACGAGATCGAGGCGCTGGGCCTCCCCGTCACCGGCACGCTCCCACCGGAGCTGACCGGCCGCTACTTCCGCAACGGCCCCAATCCGGCGCCGGGGCGGCCGAGCGGGCACTGGTTCACCGGCGCGGGGATGATCCACGGCGTGCGGCTCCGCGCGGGCCGGGCCGAGTGGTACCGCAACCGGTGGGTCCGGACCAGGGAGTTCACCGAGGACGCCCCGTTCCTGCGGGACGACGGGACGCTCGACCTCGTGGCCGTCCCCGCCAACACCCATGTCGTGCCGCACGGGGACAGGATCCTCGCGCTCGTCGAGGTCGGGCTCCCGCACGAGATCACCCCGGAGCTCGGCACGGCCGGACCGGTCGACTTCGGCGGGCGGCTCGCCACGGCGATGACCGCGCACCCCAAGCGGGACCCGGCGACCGGGGAGCTGCTGTTCTTCGGCTACGGCGTCCTCCCGCCGCACCTGACCTACCACCGGCTGTCGGCGGACGGGCGGCTCGTGGAGAGCCGCGAGATCGAGGTGCCCGCCGGAACGATGATGCACGACTTCGCCATCACCGAGAACCATGTCGTCTGGCTCGACCTGCCCGTCGTGTTCGACCTCGAACTGGCGACGCGCGGGGTGTCCATGCCGTTCCGGTGGGACGACGCGTACGGGGCGCGGCTCGGCGTCATGCCCCGGGACGCCGCGGGGGACGTCCGCTGGTTCGACATCGATCCGTGCTACGTCTTCCACGTCGGGAACGCCCACGAGGACGCGGCCGGCCGGATCGTCCTGGACGCCGTCCGCTACACCCCGGGCGACTTCGCGGCCACGTGGAAGATGATCGGCGGATCCGCCGACCCGGCCCGGGAGGCCGCGGCGCTCGACAGGGCCCGCCTGCACCGCTGGACGCTCGACCCCGCGTCCGGGAAGGCCGCCGGGGAGCCGCTGGACGACCGGAGCGTGGAGTTCCCGACCCATGACGACGACCGGACGGGCCTGCCGAGCCGGTTCCTCTACACGGTGTCCGGCAACGCGATCGTGAAGTACGACGTGCGCGACGGTTCGTCGTCCGCGCGCGAGTTCGAGGGGGACGTGAGCGTCGGCGAGGCGGTCTTCGTCCCGGCCGAGGGCGCGCGCGCAGAGGACGAAGGCTGGCTGCTGTCGATCGTCTCCGCCCCGTCCGAAGCGGACCTTGTGGTCATGGACGCGACGGACCTGTCCCGGACCACCGCGTCCGTCCGGCTGCCCCGGCGCGTCCCGGCCGGGTTCCACGGAAGCTGGATCCCGGACGACCCCGACGTCCCGGACGCCTGA
- a CDS encoding ATP-binding protein, with the protein MTEAATLVIKADLGAIKQARDFVAVTFGAWRLDDDVARTVISELATNAIRHGSRAGDPVVVRAYRRDDGAAVLEAWDVSDVPPVVRPVNYAAESGRGLLLIEALVRRWGTRPLTEGGKVVWAELEPVPA; encoded by the coding sequence ATGACCGAAGCGGCAACCCTCGTGATCAAGGCGGATCTGGGGGCGATCAAGCAGGCGCGCGACTTCGTGGCGGTGACGTTCGGGGCGTGGCGGCTGGACGACGACGTCGCGCGGACCGTGATCAGCGAGCTGGCCACCAACGCCATCCGGCACGGGTCGCGGGCGGGCGACCCCGTGGTCGTCCGGGCCTACCGGCGGGACGACGGGGCGGCCGTGCTGGAGGCATGGGACGTATCGGACGTGCCGCCGGTCGTCCGTCCCGTGAACTACGCCGCCGAGTCGGGGCGCGGGCTCCTGCTCATCGAGGCGCTCGTGCGCCGGTGGGGCACTCGTCCCCTGACCGAGGGCGGGAAAGTCGTGTGGGCCGAACTCGAACCGGTGCCCGCGTGA
- a CDS encoding NUDIX domain-containing protein, with the protein MARGAVGIEVIARAVVRTPDGLLLARMRGADWWFLPGGHVEPGEPVVAALVRELGEELGLTVPAPAMIGTVESAYVDDGQQRHEVNLVFAVDVADGEFVALEPHLEFGVVPVEALGDVEIRPATLGRAVRAWLDDARPFAVVLPAGQTA; encoded by the coding sequence ATGGCGCGGGGTGCGGTGGGGATCGAGGTGATCGCGCGGGCGGTCGTCCGGACGCCGGACGGGCTGCTGCTGGCGCGGATGCGCGGGGCCGACTGGTGGTTCCTGCCCGGCGGTCACGTAGAGCCCGGGGAGCCGGTGGTGGCCGCGCTCGTGCGTGAACTTGGTGAGGAACTCGGCCTGACCGTCCCGGCGCCCGCGATGATCGGGACGGTCGAGTCCGCCTACGTGGACGACGGGCAACAGCGGCACGAGGTGAACCTCGTGTTCGCGGTCGACGTCGCGGACGGTGAGTTCGTCGCGCTCGAACCGCACCTGGAGTTCGGGGTCGTGCCCGTCGAGGCGCTGGGGGACGTGGAGATCCGTCCGGCGACCTTGGGTCGGGCGGTGCGCGCCTGGCTGGACGACGCGCGGCCGTTCGCCGTCGTGCTGCCGGCGGGTCAGACCGCGTAG
- the bla gene encoding class A beta-lactamase gives MTRPVRPVLAALTSAALLGVAACGTAAAPARVARPATDTSDAALRKTLAELENSHDTRIGAVGIDLATGETVGYRAGERFPFNSMFKVFACSAVLHEARTGRPGLMDEVIRWTPDDMAALTENSPETTEYTDTGMTPAQLCRAGITKSDGFAGNMLLKQIGGPSGLTAFFRSTGDRVSRLDRPEPYLTEWEPGRVRDTTTPAASARTFAELTTGTTLHPRDRARLVGWLDASLTGAERIRAGLPDDWTVGDKTGTGGAKNHGSAGDIAIVRPPGSTAPLILSVLTNRKTDDTPNDNEVIARTATALAEALGHL, from the coding sequence ATGACACGACCCGTCCGGCCGGTCCTCGCGGCGCTGACGTCCGCCGCCCTGCTCGGCGTCGCGGCCTGCGGGACCGCCGCCGCTCCCGCCCGCGTCGCCCGACCCGCCACCGACACGTCCGACGCCGCACTGCGAAAGACGTTGGCGGAACTGGAGAATTCCCACGACACACGTATCGGCGCGGTGGGCATCGACCTCGCCACCGGCGAGACGGTCGGCTACCGGGCGGGTGAACGCTTCCCGTTCAACTCGATGTTCAAGGTGTTCGCCTGCTCCGCCGTCCTGCACGAGGCGCGCACCGGCCGCCCCGGGCTGATGGACGAGGTGATCCGGTGGACGCCGGACGACATGGCCGCGCTGACCGAGAACTCGCCGGAGACCACCGAGTACACCGACACCGGCATGACACCGGCGCAACTGTGCCGCGCGGGCATCACCAAATCGGACGGCTTCGCGGGCAACATGCTGCTGAAGCAGATCGGCGGACCGTCCGGCCTGACGGCGTTCTTCCGTTCCACCGGCGACCGGGTGAGCCGCCTGGACCGTCCCGAGCCGTACCTGACCGAGTGGGAGCCCGGCCGGGTCCGCGACACCACCACGCCCGCCGCGTCCGCCCGCACCTTCGCCGAACTCACCACCGGCACGACCCTGCACCCGCGTGACCGGGCGCGGCTGGTCGGCTGGCTGGACGCGAGCCTGACCGGAGCCGAGCGGATCCGGGCCGGGCTGCCCGACGACTGGACGGTCGGTGACAAGACCGGCACCGGCGGCGCGAAGAACCACGGCTCCGCCGGCGACATCGCGATCGTCCGGCCGCCCGGCTCGACGGCGCCGCTGATCCTCTCCGTCCTCACGAACCGCAAAACCGACGACACCCCGAACGACAACGAGGTCATCGCACGCACCGCGACCGCCCTCGCCGAAGCCCTCGGGCACCTCTGA